One Pseudomonas abieticivorans genomic region harbors:
- the pcaR gene encoding pca regulon transcriptional regulator PcaR, with the protein MNDQLRNSFTSLAPPIVASPAKRIQAFAGDPDFMTSLARGLAVVQAFQERKRHLTIAQISHRTEIPRAAVRRCLHTLIKLGYATTDGRTYSLLPKVLTLGHAYLSSTPLAVSAQPYLDRMSEQLHEACNMATLEGDDILYIARSATTQRLISVDLSVGGRLPAYCTSMGRILLAALDDATLQDYLEHVELQPKTSRTIVTRDALLECLQLVRRQGWCIVDQELEQGLRSIAVPVYDASGQVLAALNVSTHAGRASRTELEQRILPIMLAASRDLSAQLFA; encoded by the coding sequence CGATCGTGGCGTCGCCGGCCAAGCGCATCCAGGCGTTCGCTGGCGATCCGGACTTCATGACGTCGCTGGCCCGGGGCTTGGCCGTGGTGCAGGCGTTTCAGGAGCGCAAGCGTCACCTGACCATCGCGCAGATCAGCCATCGCACCGAAATCCCCCGTGCCGCCGTGCGCCGCTGCCTGCACACCCTGATCAAGCTGGGTTATGCCACCACGGACGGGCGTACCTATTCGTTGCTGCCCAAGGTGCTGACCCTGGGCCACGCCTATCTGTCGTCCACGCCCCTGGCGGTTTCGGCCCAGCCTTACCTGGACCGCATGAGCGAGCAACTGCACGAGGCCTGCAACATGGCGACGCTGGAGGGGGACGACATTCTATACATCGCCCGCTCGGCCACCACCCAGCGGCTGATCTCGGTGGACCTGTCGGTGGGCGGCCGGTTGCCAGCCTATTGCACGTCCATGGGGCGGATTTTGCTGGCGGCGCTGGACGACGCGACCTTGCAGGACTACCTGGAACACGTTGAACTGCAGCCCAAGACTAGCCGTACCATCGTCACCCGTGACGCCCTGCTCGAATGCCTGCAACTGGTACGCCGCCAGGGCTGGTGCATTGTCGACCAGGAACTGGAGCAGGGCCTGCGTTCCATTGCGGTACCCGTGTATGACGCCTCGGGCCAAGTGCTGGCCGCGCTCAATGTCAGCACCCATGCCGGCCGTGCCAGCCGCACCGAACTTGAGCAACGCATCTTGCCGATCATGCTGGCGGCCAGTCGTGATTTGAGCGCGCAACTGTTCGCCTGA
- a CDS encoding MFS transporter produces the protein MSRPDAAVGNCLDVQSFINTQPLSRYQWRVVILCFLIVFLDGLDTAAMGFIAPALSQDWGIDRASLGPVMSAALIGMVFGALGSGPLADRFGRKMVLVGAVLVFGVFSLASAYSGNVDQLLVLRFLTGLGLGAGMPNATTLLSEYTPERFRSLLVTSMFCGFNLGMAGGGFISAKLIPAFGWHSLLLIGGVLPLVLAFVLLVWLPESARYLVVRNRGTDRVRKTLAPINPAIVASAGSFSVPEQKTVKARNVFAVIFSGTYSVGTLLLWLTYFMGLVIVYLLTSWLPTLMRDSGASMEQAAFIGALFQFGGVLSAVGVGWAMDRFNPHKVIGTFYLLAGVFAYAVGQSLGNITVLATLVLIAGMCVNGAQSAMPSLAARFYPTQGRATGVSWMLGIGRFGAILGAWMGATLLGLGWNFEQVLTALVIPAGLATAAVVIKGMVSHADAT, from the coding sequence ATGAGCCGTCCTGATGCTGCTGTGGGGAACTGCCTTGATGTGCAGTCCTTTATCAACACCCAACCCTTGTCGCGTTACCAGTGGCGGGTGGTGATCCTGTGTTTCCTGATCGTTTTCCTTGATGGCCTGGACACGGCTGCCATGGGCTTCATCGCCCCGGCGCTGTCCCAGGACTGGGGCATTGACCGTGCAAGCCTGGGCCCGGTGATGAGTGCCGCACTGATCGGCATGGTCTTCGGCGCCCTGGGCTCCGGCCCGCTGGCCGACCGGTTTGGGCGCAAAATGGTGCTGGTAGGCGCGGTTTTGGTGTTCGGTGTGTTCAGCCTGGCCTCGGCCTACAGCGGTAACGTCGACCAACTGCTGGTGCTGCGCTTTCTGACTGGCCTGGGCTTGGGTGCCGGTATGCCGAACGCCACCACGCTGCTGTCGGAGTACACCCCGGAGCGCTTTCGCTCGTTGCTGGTGACCAGCATGTTCTGCGGCTTCAACCTGGGCATGGCAGGCGGTGGCTTTATCTCGGCCAAGCTGATCCCGGCATTCGGTTGGCACAGCCTGCTGCTGATCGGCGGCGTGCTGCCGCTGGTGCTGGCCTTTGTGTTGTTGGTGTGGCTGCCCGAGTCTGCGCGCTACTTGGTGGTGCGCAACCGCGGCACCGACCGGGTGCGCAAGACCCTGGCGCCGATCAATCCGGCCATCGTCGCCTCTGCCGGCAGCTTCAGCGTGCCGGAACAGAAAACCGTGAAGGCGCGCAACGTGTTCGCGGTGATTTTCTCGGGTACCTACAGCGTCGGCACCTTGCTGCTGTGGCTGACTTATTTCATGGGCCTGGTGATCGTTTACCTGCTGACCAGCTGGTTGCCGACGCTGATGCGTGACAGCGGCGCGAGCATGGAGCAGGCAGCCTTCATCGGCGCGCTGTTCCAGTTCGGCGGCGTGCTCAGCGCCGTGGGCGTGGGCTGGGCCATGGACCGCTTTAACCCGCACAAGGTGATCGGTACCTTTTACCTGCTGGCCGGGGTGTTTGCCTACGCCGTAGGGCAGAGCCTGGGCAATATCACGGTGCTTGCCACTCTGGTGCTGATTGCCGGCATGTGCGTGAACGGCGCGCAATCGGCGATGCCGTCGCTGGCGGCACGTTTCTACCCTACCCAAGGTCGCGCGACCGGTGTGTCGTGGATGCTCGGTATCGGCCGTTTCGGCGCGATCCTGGGGGCATGGATGGGCGCGACCCTGCTGGGGCTGGGCTGGAACTTCGAGCAAGTGTTGACGGCGTTGGTGATCCCGGCGGGCTTGGCAACGGCGGCCGTTGTGATCAAAGGAATGGTCAGCCACGCGGATGCGACCTGA
- the pcaF gene encoding 3-oxoadipyl-CoA thiolase produces MMRDVFICDAIRTPIGRFGGGLSTVRADDLAATPIKALMERNPSVDWTAVDEVFLGCANQAGEDNRNVARMALLLAGLPESIPGVTLNRLCASGMDAVGTAFRAIASGEMELAIAGGVESMSRAPFVMGKADAAFSRNMKLEDTTIGWRFINPLMKAQYGVDAMPQTADNVADDYKVSRADQDAFALRSQQKTAAAQAAGFFAEEIVPVRIAHKKGETVVEQDEHPRADTTLEALAKLKPVNGPDKTVTAGNASGVNDGAAALILASAEAVKKHGLTARARVLGMASAGVAPRVMGIGPVPAVRKLTERLGIAVSDFDVIELNEAFASQGLAVLRDLGIADDAPQVNPNGGAIALGHPLGMSGARLILTALHQLEKTGGKKGLATMCVGVGQGLALAIERV; encoded by the coding sequence ATGATGCGTGATGTATTCATCTGCGACGCGATTCGCACCCCCATCGGCCGTTTTGGCGGTGGCCTGTCCACCGTGCGTGCCGATGACCTGGCCGCAACGCCGATCAAGGCCCTGATGGAGCGCAACCCATCGGTGGACTGGACGGCGGTGGACGAGGTGTTCCTCGGCTGCGCCAACCAGGCCGGCGAAGACAACCGCAACGTGGCGCGCATGGCGCTGCTGCTGGCGGGCTTGCCGGAAAGCATCCCCGGCGTCACCTTGAATCGCTTGTGCGCATCGGGCATGGACGCGGTGGGCACTGCCTTCCGCGCCATCGCCAGCGGCGAAATGGAACTGGCGATCGCCGGCGGCGTGGAATCCATGTCCCGCGCCCCGTTCGTGATGGGCAAGGCCGATGCGGCGTTTTCGCGCAACATGAAGCTTGAAGACACCACCATCGGCTGGCGTTTCATCAACCCGCTGATGAAAGCCCAGTACGGCGTGGACGCCATGCCGCAAACCGCCGACAACGTTGCCGATGACTACAAGGTGTCGCGCGCCGACCAGGATGCTTTCGCCCTGCGCAGCCAGCAAAAAACCGCCGCGGCCCAGGCTGCCGGCTTCTTCGCCGAAGAAATCGTACCAGTGCGTATCGCCCACAAGAAAGGCGAGACAGTGGTCGAGCAGGACGAGCACCCGCGTGCCGATACCACGCTTGAAGCCCTGGCCAAACTCAAGCCGGTCAACGGCCCGGACAAGACCGTTACCGCAGGCAACGCCTCGGGCGTCAACGACGGTGCCGCTGCGCTGATCCTGGCCTCGGCCGAAGCCGTGAAGAAGCACGGCCTGACCGCCCGTGCCCGCGTACTGGGCATGGCCAGCGCCGGTGTGGCGCCGCGCGTGATGGGCATTGGCCCGGTGCCAGCGGTGCGCAAGCTCACCGAGCGCCTGGGCATTGCCGTCAGCGATTTCGACGTGATCGAACTCAACGAAGCCTTCGCCAGCCAAGGCCTGGCCGTGCTGCGTGACCTTGGCATTGCCGACGACGCGCCGCAGGTCAACCCCAACGGCGGCGCCATTGCCTTGGGCCACCCGTTGGGCATGAGCGGCGCACGCCTGATCCTGACCGCCTTGCACCAGTTGGAAAAAACCGGCGGCAAGAAAGGCCTGGCCACCATGTGCGTCGGCGTTGGCCAAGGGTTGGCGCTGGCGATCGAACGCGTTTAA
- a CDS encoding MFS family transporter: protein MTTTHYTGEERSKRIFAIVGASSGNLVEWFDFYVYAFCAIYFAPAFFPSADSTVQLLNTAGVFAAGFLMRPIGGWLFGRVADKHGRKNSMMISVLMMCAGSLVIACLPTYASIGLWAPALLLLARLFQGLSVGGEYGTTATYMSEVALRGQRGFFASFQYVTLIGGQLLAVLVVVILQQVLTEDELRAYGWRIPFVVGAIAAIISLFLRRTLKETTSVESRADKDAGSIAALFRDHKAAFITVLGYTAGGSLIFYTFTTYMQKYLVNTAGMSAKTASFVMTAVLFLYMCMQPLFGMLSDKIGRRNSMLWFGALGTLFTLPILLMLKTVTSPFLAFVLITLALAIVSFYTSISGLVKAEMFPPQVRALGVGLAYAVANALFGGSAEFVALTFKAGGNENAFYWYVTVMMAIAFLFSLRLPKQAAYLHHDH, encoded by the coding sequence ATGACAACAACTCACTACACCGGCGAAGAACGTAGCAAAAGAATTTTTGCCATCGTCGGCGCCTCCTCGGGCAACCTGGTCGAATGGTTCGACTTTTACGTGTATGCCTTCTGCGCAATCTACTTTGCGCCTGCTTTCTTCCCGTCCGCTGACTCCACCGTGCAGTTGCTCAACACCGCCGGAGTGTTCGCGGCAGGCTTTCTGATGCGACCCATTGGTGGCTGGCTGTTTGGCCGGGTCGCCGATAAACATGGCCGCAAGAACTCCATGATGATCTCGGTGCTGATGATGTGCGCGGGCTCCCTGGTCATCGCCTGCCTGCCCACCTATGCCTCGATCGGCCTCTGGGCGCCGGCGCTGCTGTTGCTGGCGCGGCTGTTCCAAGGCCTGTCGGTGGGTGGCGAATACGGCACCACTGCCACCTACATGAGCGAAGTGGCGCTGCGTGGCCAGCGCGGCTTTTTCGCCTCGTTCCAATACGTGACCCTGATCGGCGGCCAACTGCTGGCCGTGCTGGTGGTGGTGATCCTGCAACAAGTGCTGACCGAAGATGAACTGCGTGCCTACGGCTGGCGCATCCCGTTCGTGGTGGGCGCCATTGCCGCCATCATTTCGCTGTTTCTGCGCCGTACATTGAAAGAAACCACCAGCGTCGAAAGCCGCGCAGACAAGGATGCCGGCAGCATCGCCGCGCTGTTCCGTGACCACAAGGCCGCGTTCATCACCGTGCTGGGCTACACCGCCGGCGGCTCGCTGATTTTCTACACCTTTACCACCTACATGCAGAAGTACCTGGTGAACACCGCCGGCATGAGCGCGAAAACCGCGAGCTTTGTCATGACCGCCGTGCTGTTCCTGTACATGTGCATGCAGCCGCTGTTCGGCATGCTCTCGGACAAGATCGGCCGGCGTAACTCAATGCTCTGGTTCGGCGCGCTGGGCACGCTGTTTACCTTGCCGATCCTGCTGATGCTGAAAACCGTCACCAGCCCGTTCCTGGCGTTTGTGCTGATCACCCTGGCCCTGGCCATCGTCAGCTTCTACACCTCGATCAGCGGCCTGGTGAAGGCCGAGATGTTTCCGCCACAGGTGCGGGCACTGGGCGTGGGCCTGGCTTACGCGGTGGCCAACGCACTGTTTGGCGGCTCGGCTGAGTTCGTCGCACTGACCTTCAAGGCCGGCGGCAACGAAAACGCCTTTTACTGGTATGTCACCGTGATGATGGCGATTGCCTTCCTGTTCAGCCTGCGCCTGCCCAAACAGGCGGCGTACCTGCATCACGATCATTGA
- a CDS encoding 3-carboxy-cis,cis-muconate cycloisomerase, giving the protein MSDRPNNQLFDAYFTSSAMREIFSDSGRVQGMLDFEAGLARAEARVGLVPHTAVAPIEAACKAELYDFQALGVAIATAGNSAIPLVKMLGKQIAAQSPEAERYVHLGATSQDVMDTGLVLQLRAALQLLDADLATLGDSLARQAHRYATTPLAGRTWLQHATPVTLGMKIAGWLGAITRSRQRLQELKPRLLSLQFGGASGTLAALGDKAMPIAEALADELNLSLPDQPWHTQRDRLVEFASALGLIAGSLGKLGRDISLLMQTEAAEVFEPSAPGKGGSSTMPHKRNPVGAAVLIGAATRVPGLVATMFAAMPQEHERSLGLWHAEWDTLPEICCLVSGALQQALLFSEGLEVDAARMLKNLDLTQGLVLAEAVSIVLAQRLGRDTAHHLLEQCCKRAVAEKRHLRAVLGDDPAVTAELSADELDRLLDPAHYLGQANTWVERAVAEHNRLSA; this is encoded by the coding sequence ATGAGCGATCGACCGAACAATCAATTGTTCGATGCCTACTTCACCTCCAGCGCCATGCGCGAGATCTTTTCCGACAGTGGCCGCGTGCAAGGCATGCTCGATTTCGAAGCGGGCCTGGCCCGTGCCGAGGCGCGCGTTGGGCTGGTGCCGCACACTGCCGTGGCGCCGATCGAGGCGGCCTGCAAGGCTGAACTCTATGACTTCCAAGCCCTGGGCGTGGCGATTGCCACGGCCGGCAACTCGGCCATCCCCTTGGTAAAAATGCTCGGCAAGCAGATTGCCGCGCAGTCGCCCGAAGCCGAGCGATACGTGCACCTGGGCGCCACCAGCCAAGACGTGATGGACACAGGCCTGGTGCTGCAACTGCGCGCGGCCCTGCAACTGCTGGACGCGGACCTGGCCACCCTGGGTGATTCGCTGGCGCGCCAGGCACACCGCTATGCCACCACGCCACTGGCCGGCCGCACCTGGTTGCAACACGCCACCCCCGTCACCCTGGGCATGAAAATCGCCGGTTGGCTGGGCGCGATCACCCGCAGCCGGCAACGCCTGCAAGAGCTCAAGCCGCGTTTGCTGAGCCTGCAGTTCGGCGGAGCCTCCGGCACCTTGGCAGCCTTGGGCGACAAGGCCATGCCTATCGCCGAGGCACTGGCCGACGAATTGAACCTGAGCCTGCCTGACCAGCCGTGGCACACCCAGCGCGATCGCCTGGTGGAGTTCGCCTCGGCATTGGGCCTGATCGCCGGCAGCCTGGGCAAGCTGGGCCGCGACATCAGCCTGTTGATGCAGACCGAAGCTGCCGAGGTGTTCGAGCCCTCGGCGCCCGGCAAGGGCGGCTCCTCGACCATGCCGCACAAGCGCAACCCGGTGGGCGCTGCGGTGCTGATCGGCGCCGCGACCCGCGTGCCGGGCCTGGTGGCCACCATGTTCGCCGCCATGCCCCAGGAGCACGAGCGCAGCCTGGGCCTTTGGCATGCCGAATGGGACACCCTGCCCGAGATCTGCTGCCTGGTGTCTGGCGCGTTACAGCAGGCACTGCTGTTCTCCGAAGGCCTGGAAGTGGACGCGGCGCGCATGCTCAAGAACCTCGACCTGACCCAGGGCCTGGTGTTGGCCGAGGCGGTCAGCATCGTGCTCGCGCAGCGCCTGGGCCGCGACACCGCACACCATTTGCTGGAACAGTGCTGCAAGCGCGCCGTGGCCGAAAAACGCCACCTGCGTGCAGTGCTGGGCGACGACCCGGCGGTGACCGCCGAACTTTCTGCAGACGAGCTGGACCGTCTGCTCGACCCCGCGCACTACCTGGGCCAGGCAAACACCTGGGTCGAGCGTGCCGTGGCTGAACACAACCGCTTAAGTGCCTGA
- the pcaD gene encoding 3-oxoadipate enol-lactonase, with translation MGFVQLADGELNYQLDGPADAPVLVLSNSLGTDLHMWDTQIAAFTKHFRVLRYDTRGHGKSLVTEGPYSIEQLGRDVLALLDALHIDRAYFCGLSMGGLIGQWLGINASDRIQKLIVCNTAAKIGTPEIWNPRIEMVLRDRQAAMVSLRDASIARWFTPEYAAEHPDVAKRITDMLAATSPEGYAANCGAVRDADFREQLGQIKAPTLVISGTQDAVTPPEGGHFIRDHVKGAEYAEFHAAHLSNVQVGAPFSQRVIDFLLAGKH, from the coding sequence GTGGGATTCGTACAACTCGCCGATGGTGAACTGAATTATCAACTGGACGGCCCGGCCGATGCGCCTGTGCTGGTACTGTCCAACTCCCTGGGCACCGACCTGCACATGTGGGACACCCAGATCGCCGCGTTCACCAAGCACTTTCGAGTGCTGCGCTATGACACTCGCGGCCACGGCAAGTCGCTGGTCACCGAAGGCCCCTACAGCATCGAACAGCTGGGCCGCGACGTGCTGGCGCTGCTGGACGCGTTGCACATCGACCGCGCTTACTTCTGCGGCCTGTCGATGGGCGGCCTGATCGGCCAGTGGCTGGGCATCAATGCCAGCGATCGCATCCAAAAGCTGATCGTGTGCAACACGGCAGCCAAGATCGGTACGCCAGAAATCTGGAACCCACGCATCGAGATGGTGCTACGTGACCGGCAGGCCGCCATGGTATCGCTGCGTGATGCCTCCATTGCTCGCTGGTTCACCCCCGAGTACGCCGCCGAGCACCCGGACGTGGCCAAGCGCATCACCGATATGCTGGCCGCCACCTCCCCCGAGGGCTATGCGGCGAACTGTGGGGCGGTGCGCGACGCCGACTTCCGTGAGCAACTGGGGCAGATCAAGGCGCCCACCCTGGTTATTTCCGGCACCCAAGACGCGGTCACGCCGCCCGAAGGCGGGCACTTTATCCGTGACCATGTGAAAGGCGCTGAATACGCCGAATTTCATGCCGCGCACCTGTCCAACGTGCAGGTTGGCGCACCCTTCAGCCAGCGTGTGATCGACTTTTTGCTGGCCGGCAAACACTGA
- the pcaC gene encoding 4-carboxymuconolactone decarboxylase — translation MDEKDRYDAGMQVRRAVLGDAHVDRSLTNITEFNGEFQEMITRHAWGDIWTRPGLPRHTRSLITIAMLIGMNRNDELKLHLRAAANNGVTRAEIKEVLMQSAIYCGIPAANATFHLAESVWDELGVESRE, via the coding sequence GTGGACGAGAAAGACCGTTACGACGCCGGCATGCAAGTACGCCGCGCGGTACTGGGCGATGCCCACGTGGACCGTAGCCTGACCAACATCACCGAGTTCAACGGTGAGTTCCAGGAAATGATCACCCGCCATGCCTGGGGTGACATCTGGACCCGCCCGGGCCTACCACGCCACACCCGCAGCCTGATCACCATCGCCATGCTGATCGGCATGAACCGCAATGACGAGCTCAAGCTGCACCTGCGTGCCGCCGCCAACAACGGCGTGACCCGTGCAGAGATCAAGGAAGTGCTGATGCAGAGCGCGATCTACTGCGGCATCCCAGCGGCCAATGCCACGTTCCACCTGGCAGAGTCGGTGTGGGATGAGTTGGGGGTCGAGTCGCGCGAATAA
- a CDS encoding OprD family porin, translated as MNTNNQRSQRFVPSLLTLALAGVAMPSFAAESGFLEDAKVNLNLRNFYFNRNFTDSAAPQSTAAEWTQSFILDAKSGYTQGLVGFGVDVLGTFSQKLDGGGGTGGTQLLPLDSDGNPADNFGRLGVAAKAKISKTELKIGEWMPVLPILRSDDGRSLPQTFQGGQVTSQEISGLTLYGGQFRQNSPRNDGSMSDMSMTGKAAFLSDRFNFAGGEYTFNDKRTLVGVWSAQLEDIYHQQYVQVLHSQPVGAWTLGANLGFFHGSEDGSALAGDMENRTYSALLSAKYGGGTFFVGLQKLTGDSAWMRVNGTSGGTLANDSYNSSYDNAQERSWQVRYDYNFVALGVPGLTLMNRYIHGDNVHTGAVTNGSEWGRESELAYTFQEGTLKNLNLRWRNSSMRRDYGTSQFDENRVIVSYPISIL; from the coding sequence ATGAACACAAACAACCAACGCTCGCAACGCTTCGTACCCAGCCTTCTGACCCTTGCATTGGCCGGGGTGGCCATGCCTTCTTTCGCCGCCGAGTCGGGCTTTCTGGAAGATGCCAAGGTCAACCTGAACCTGCGCAACTTTTACTTCAACCGTAACTTCACCGACAGTGCCGCACCGCAAAGCACTGCGGCCGAATGGACACAGAGCTTCATCCTGGACGCCAAGTCTGGCTACACCCAAGGCCTGGTCGGTTTCGGCGTGGACGTGCTGGGCACCTTCTCGCAGAAACTCGACGGCGGTGGCGGCACCGGCGGTACTCAGTTGCTGCCGCTGGACAGCGACGGCAACCCGGCCGACAACTTCGGCCGCCTGGGCGTCGCGGCCAAAGCCAAGATCTCCAAAACCGAGCTTAAAATCGGCGAGTGGATGCCGGTGCTGCCGATCCTGCGTTCGGACGATGGCCGTTCGCTGCCGCAAACCTTCCAGGGTGGCCAGGTGACCTCGCAGGAAATCAGCGGCCTGACCCTGTACGGTGGCCAGTTCCGCCAAAACAGCCCGCGTAACGACGGCAGCATGAGCGACATGTCGATGACCGGCAAAGCCGCGTTCCTGTCCGACCGTTTCAACTTTGCAGGTGGCGAGTACACCTTCAACGACAAGCGCACCCTGGTTGGCGTGTGGAGCGCACAACTGGAAGACATCTACCACCAGCAATACGTGCAAGTGCTGCACTCCCAGCCGGTGGGCGCCTGGACCCTGGGTGCCAACCTGGGCTTCTTCCACGGCAGCGAAGACGGCAGCGCCCTGGCCGGCGACATGGAAAACCGGACCTACTCGGCCTTGCTCTCGGCCAAATATGGCGGCGGCACCTTTTTCGTCGGCCTGCAGAAGCTGACCGGCGACAGTGCCTGGATGCGCGTGAACGGCACCAGCGGCGGCACCCTGGCCAACGACAGCTACAACTCCAGCTACGACAACGCCCAGGAACGCTCCTGGCAAGTGCGCTACGACTATAACTTCGTGGCACTCGGGGTTCCCGGCCTGACCCTGATGAACCGCTACATCCATGGTGACAACGTGCACACTGGCGCCGTCACCAACGGTTCGGAATGGGGCCGCGAGTCGGAGCTGGCGTACACCTTCCAGGAAGGCACACTGAAAAACCTCAACCTGCGGTGGAGGAACTCGAGCATGCGTCGTGACTACGGCACCAGCCAGTTCGACGAGAACCGCGTGATCGTCAGCTACCCGATCAGCATCCTGTAA
- the adeC gene encoding AdeC/AdeK/OprM family multidrug efflux complex outer membrane factor, whose protein sequence is MTKSLVSIAVAVAVLSGCSMIPEYKQPAAPVAAAYPQGPAYSPAEAASMAEAEQGWRQFFHDQALQQLIQASLVNNRDLKVAVLNIEAYRAQYRIQRADLFPAVNANATGTRSRTPADLSSTGQARVGGEYTANLGVSSYELDLWGRVRSLSDQALETYLSSEEARRSTQISLVASVANAYYTWQADQAQLKLSQDTLGAFEESYRLTSRSSEVGVSSALDLAQSRTSVETARVALAKYQRQVAQDENALVLLLGGPLPANLAQAKPLDAELVSELPAGLPSDLLQRRPDILEAEHALKASNANIGAARAAFFPTISLTASAGSASSDLGNLFKGGQGAWSFAPSISLPIFNAGSLRASLDYSKIQKEISVANYEKSIQTAFQEVSDGLAARKTYKDQLQAQKDLVQANQDYYRLAERRYRIGVDSNLTFLDAQRSLFSAQQSAITDRLAQLASEVNLYKALGGGWVEQTGQAQAKADQAQTPNG, encoded by the coding sequence ATGACCAAGTCCCTAGTGTCTATCGCGGTCGCCGTGGCGGTTCTGAGCGGCTGCTCGATGATCCCCGAGTACAAGCAGCCCGCGGCTCCCGTGGCCGCAGCCTACCCGCAAGGCCCGGCGTATTCGCCGGCCGAGGCGGCCAGCATGGCTGAAGCAGAACAAGGCTGGCGCCAGTTCTTTCATGACCAGGCGCTGCAACAGCTGATCCAGGCCTCCCTGGTGAACAACCGTGACCTCAAGGTCGCGGTGTTGAACATCGAAGCCTACCGCGCTCAGTACCGCATCCAGCGTGCCGACCTGTTCCCGGCGGTCAACGCCAATGCCACCGGCACCCGTTCGCGCACCCCAGCAGACCTGAGCTCTACCGGCCAGGCCCGCGTGGGTGGCGAGTACACCGCCAACCTGGGCGTCAGCTCCTACGAGCTGGACCTGTGGGGGCGCGTGCGCAGCCTCAGCGACCAGGCCCTGGAAACCTACCTGTCCAGTGAAGAAGCGCGTCGCTCCACCCAGATCAGTCTGGTGGCCAGCGTCGCCAATGCCTACTACACCTGGCAGGCCGACCAGGCTCAACTCAAGCTCAGCCAGGACACCCTGGGTGCGTTTGAAGAGAGCTACCGCCTGACCTCGCGCAGCAGCGAAGTGGGTGTGTCCTCGGCCCTGGACCTGGCCCAGTCGCGCACGTCGGTGGAAACCGCCCGTGTCGCCCTGGCCAAGTACCAGCGCCAGGTGGCACAGGATGAAAATGCCCTGGTCCTGCTGCTGGGCGGCCCCCTGCCAGCGAACCTGGCACAGGCCAAGCCACTGGACGCAGAACTGGTGTCCGAGCTACCCGCCGGGCTGCCGTCCGACTTGCTGCAACGTCGCCCGGACATCCTTGAGGCCGAACACGCCCTCAAGGCCTCCAATGCGAACATTGGCGCGGCGCGGGCAGCGTTCTTCCCGACCATCAGCCTGACCGCCAGCGCCGGCAGCGCCAGTTCCGACCTGGGCAACCTGTTCAAGGGTGGCCAGGGCGCCTGGAGCTTCGCGCCGTCGATCAGCCTGCCGATCTTCAATGCCGGCAGCCTGCGCGCCAGCCTGGATTACTCAAAAATCCAGAAAGAAATCAGCGTCGCCAACTACGAGAAGTCGATCCAGACCGCGTTCCAGGAAGTCTCCGACGGCCTTGCCGCGCGCAAGACCTATAAAGACCAATTGCAGGCGCAGAAAGACCTGGTGCAAGCCAACCAGGACTACTACCGCCTGGCAGAGCGCCGTTATCGCATCGGGGTGGACAGCAACCTGACCTTCCTCGACGCACAGCGCTCGCTGTTCAGTGCCCAGCAATCGGCCATTACCGATCGCCTGGCGCAGTTGGCCAGCGAGGTCAATCTGTACAAGGCGCTGGGCGGTGGCTGGGTCGAACAGACCGGCCAAGCTCAGGCCAAGGCTGACCAAGCACAAACGCCTAACGGCTGA